The nucleotide window CTTTTTCGCCGCTTTTGGTTGACTTTTCGGTTATAACCGGTCTGATTAAAATATCTATTGCCATGATGGTTGTCTCCTTACTTGATTAGTTTTTAGCGAAATTAGTTTCTATGGACTTTACTGCTCCTTCGCTCAACACCAGCTTTTTGCAGTTCATCACATCATATATGTTCAGGTTCGTTGCTTCGGTCACCTTAAGTGTAGGGATATTGCGGGCCGAAAGAATAGTATTCTTATCGGCACTATCCATTACAAACACGCTTTTCACGCCGTTCAGTTTTAATCCCTTTACTACCGCTGCAAAGTCCTTTGTTTTAGGAGCAGAAAAATTAAAATCTTCTACTATTATCAGATTGCTATCCTTCGCTTTGTAGGTCAGGGCGCTTTTTCTGGCAATGTCTTTCACCTTTTTATTCACCTTCAAAACATAGTCATGAGGTTTAGGGCCGAATGCGCGACCACCCCCTTTCAATCCGGGAGCTTTCATCGAACCGCGACGGGCACCACCGGTGCCTTTCTGGCGAAATGCTTTCTTGGTGGTACGCGATACCTCCCATTTTTCCTTGGACTTGTGCGTTCCCTGACGTTGTGCAGCCATGTAGGACTTCACACTCAGATATACCGCGTGGTCATTAGGTTCTATACCGAATATATCGTCCGAAAGATTGATTTCTCTTCCGGTTTCAGCACCGTCTTTGTTTAAAACTTTTACCTTCATTATTCAAAATTTTTAGGGAGAATCGCATCCCTTCCGAAAAAGGGAACGCAAAAATATACTTTATCAACATAGTTCCAAATAGTTAAGGATAAAAAATCAGCAGCCCACTCAGGCTTAACATTATGAAGACCCCGAAACATTACCAGCAACAGATTATCACCAAAAAGAAGAAGATATACCCTATCAATAGGGAATTGCGCCAATATTTATTGGATAATCAGCGAGAAATCAGTCTCTCAGTTAGCTATGGAGATCTCAAGCATTTTAACGGAGGAGTACCTATTCGTGACAAACGGGGTATTGATACTCTTTGGGAAGCCGCTATGTATCCGCCGCACGAGTTAAAACATATTCATGAGGGGCTGAAACAAATTTATTCTATTCTCAAGACAGGGGGCGACACCTCCGTACACAAGCACCTGCAAATAGAGCGGATAGACTACTGCACCTTTGGCAACTCTAATCCATTTCGGATTAAGGTGGTCAACAATTTCAACGACAATTACGACTACTTCTACATCAAACAGGCTGATGCCTCGCGCATCTATGGCTTAGAGTTGGAGCATATTCTGACTCCTGCCCGCATCAATTTTTTTGTGGATCAGCATACCTTGGTTGAAGAACATATAGCGGGCATTCCGGGGGATCAGTTTATTGAAGTGCATTTGAAAAATCCCGGCTTCAACCAGGTGCGCATAGCCAAAGAATTTGTCAAGTTCAATGAGCGCTGTTTCATCCGCTTGTTGGGCGATATGCGCTCCTATAATTATGTGTTTGATATCACGCCCGATTTTGAGGAAGTGCAATTCCGTATTCGCGCCATTGATTTTGACCAGCAAAGTTATGAGGGAAAGAAGAGTTTGTATCTACCCCAGTTCTTTAAAGAAAATGCCGTGTTGGTGCAGTTGACCTTAAAGTTGTTATCCCCCGAAACAATTCTTCAGTACCAAAAAGAGGAGAGAACCCTCGTTGCCCGCCGAAGTATTTCGGCTCACTACCGCCTCACAAATCTGATAGACGTGATGGACCGCGACACCATTGCCCCCATAGAAAAGGTGAAACAGTTAGCCAAAGAGCTTGCCATACATTACAAGGAGGAGTCGTTTTTGGATTGTCACTCAATGGGGGCAATAGTGCGTAACAGTTTGAGGCTGCTGACCGAAGATTTGAAGGAGAAGTAGGCTAAGACGCTACGGTAAGCCATCTCGTATGTGGCATACCATTAAGTTAAGAAACAGTAAGGTAATAGTGAGGGCTGCTTCTTTCCTTGTTTGAAGATGCTGGCTACAAAAATATATGCCGGCATTGTCTAAATGAGGGGAATCCATCTCTTCCCGGGATGATTGCAGACTCCTTTAATACCCTATTAGACGGCTTTTACACCCAACTCAAGACGAAGCGATACAAACTCGAAGTGTTTCAATGCAAACGCGAAATGTTTTGCTTCAAACGGCTTCTTTTTGTATCGAAACTGACAGAAATCGGTGTTTTTGGCCTACTTCTTGCCGAGACATTATTTGTAATGAATCCTCCATTTTGTCGTCATTTTGCTCCAAATAGTTGGATTTTGCATACAGACTCTCCTTCTTTTCCTTAAGGAAAAGAAGGAATTCCTTAAAGGAAAGTCTCTTTTCCTTAAAGGAAAATTACTTTCTCTTAATGATTGATACACGATTCCTTAAAGGAAAGCCTCCGTTCTTTAAGGAATTGCAGGAATCTCTTAAGCAAAAAGGAGATTTGCAGAAAGAATATCACTAAAACATATAGGGATTGAGCTTATCTCTTAAAGAAATGATTCAACCCCGTAAGACAATATCAATAGATTTAGGGAAAAGCAAGAGAATAGAGATGGATGGTTGGGGGGAACAGTTGAAAACGGAAAACCGCATGACTTAACTTAATGGCTTTGCCTTTATGTGTCAATCAATTCAGCGGCAGAGAAAAAACAATTTGATTTTCTAAAGGGTATTATTCTGATTGGATTTATATAGCAAACCCGGTCTCAAATTTGATCGGTATATATTTAGTTTTAAAAAATGTTATAATCTCAAATGCTGCAAATTGCTTTCTAACTTCGCACCCTGATAATGACAGCGAAACGCAATTATTTTACTGGAGATAGTCAACCGGAGTTAGGGTTTAAGCTATTTTTAAAGTACTGTTCCATTGGCCTTTTGGTGTTTTTATTTTCAGTAGGACAGCGCTCTGCGTTTGCTAATAGTAGCACTGAAGAGTCCAACATAAAGATGGATTTAGGAGTGCTTTTGTCGGGACACTCTATTAGTATCCTGAGTTCACCACTTCATCTGCCGTTTGAATCAACCCCGAATCCCCAACCTCAGTATGATCCCACTGAGAAGGATAGTGAAGATGATTTGGGTAGTGATTGTACTCTAGCTATAGGATGCCAGACACTGGAGGGGGTGTTAATCCCTCCTTCTGGAAGAATTGTATTTTCATTAGTAGTAGATTCTTTACAAAACCGATCCACGGTTCCTCTTTTCATACTCTACCATTCTTGGAAGAGTTTCCTCTCCTAATTTTCTAATTCTCCAGAGATTGTTTTACATGGTACGCTCCATGTATTTAATGATCTGTATAGTACTCTGCTATGTAGCAGAGACTGATGTTCTAATAAGTCTTTCGTCAAAACAAATCAAAAGTAAAATGAAGAGTGTCGTAATGCTCCTGAGCCTTTCAACTATGTTGGTGTTCACAAGCTGTAATAATGAAAAACATATAAAGGAAGCAGAAGCTAAATTTCTGGTTACCAGTCCGGTTCAAATGGACACGATGATTTATCAGGATTACGTGTGCCAGATTCATGCCATCAGCCACATTGAAATAAGGTCGCAGGAAAGGGGTTACCTGCAGAACGTTTACGTGGACGAAGGACAGAATGTAAAAAAGGGACAGAAGATGTTTCAAATTATGCCTTTGATATACGAGGCAGAAATGGAAAAGGCAAAGGCCAATGTAAGTTTTGCTGAGATTGAATATCAGAATACCAAGAATCTTGCTGACAGCAACATCGTGTCGAAGAATGAATTGGCATTGGGTAAAGCAACATTAGATAAAGAGAAAGCAGAGTTGGCTCTGGCTCAGGCACATTTGGCATTTACAGATATACGCGCTCCCTTCGATGGCATCATGGACCGCTTTTATCAGCGACTGGGCAGTTTAGTAGATGAAGGTGAATTGCTCACCACTCTTTCAGATAACAGCAAAATGTGGGTGTACTTCAATGTCCCCGAATCGGAATATCTGGATTACGCTTCCCGCACCGCAAAAACAGGCAAGCAGCAGGTAAAGCTGCGTATGGCCAACGGTGAAATATTTTCACGCGAGGGAACGGTAGAAACGATAGAGGCGGACTTTAACAATGAAACCGGAAACATTGCTTTCCGTGCCACTTTCTCTAATCCCGATAAAATCTTGCGACATGGAGAGACGGGCACCATACTGATGCCGACGCACCTTAAAAACGCCATCATCATTCCTCAAAAGGCAACTTTTGATATCCTAGATAAGAAGTTCGTTTATGTGCTGGATAACAACAACGTGTTGAAGTCAAAGCAAATTACGATAGCTCAGGAAATGCCCCATCTATATGTAGTTAGCTCAGGCCTCGACGTTAACGACAAAATCCTTCTAGAAGGATTAGGCAAGGTAAAAAACAATGAAAAAATAGAAACTGAGTTTGTGTCTTTTGAAAAGGCGTTATCCGACCTAAATAATTTACACGCCGAATAAGGCAAGAACCAAAAAACAAAGAAAAGATGTTTAATAAATTCATTCAAAGGCCGGTTCTTGCCATTGCCATATCTATTGGAATAGTCTTCATGGGGCTATTAGCCATCACGACACTACCGGTAGCCCAGTTCCCGCAAATCGCTCCTCCGCGAGTCACTATCTTCATTGAATTTCCGGGATCTAACGCCGATGTATTAGTTAAATCTACTTTAACTATTTTGGAAAGAGCCATCAATGGTGTTCAGGGAATGCAATACATCCTGTCGGATGCCACCAGTGCCAGCGAGGCGAGTATTGATATAGTATTTGAACCCGGAACGGACCCGACCATTGCCGCAGCCAGAGTAAAATCGAGAGTGGATCAGGTGATGACCAACCTTCCTCCCTTGGTGCAACGGGAAGGTGTTATCATCAAACCGCTGCAGCCCAGCATGCTGATGTACCTGAATCTTTACAGCACAGAAAAAGGTACGGACGAAAAATTTCTATTCAACTATGCCAACACATATATCTTGCCTGAAATCCAGCGGATCAGTGGTATGGGTATGGCCGAGGCGATTGGTAGCCGTGCTTTTGCTATTCGTGTCTGGTTAAATCCCGACAGAATGAGGGCTTATAAAATTTCGGCTGACGAAGTTTTGAAAGCAATTGACGAGCAAAGTGTACTGGCACGACCGGGAAGAGTAGGATTGAGTTCCGGGAAAACCGCACAGTCTCAGGAGTATGTTTTTACTTATAAGGGATGGTATAACACTCCGGAACAGTACCAGGAAATCATCCTCCGGGCCAATGCACAGGGAGAAATACTGAAACTTAAAGATATTGCTCAAGTAGAGGTAGGAAGTGAATTCGTTGACATCTACTCCAACAAGGATGGTTATCCGTCTGCTTCGTTGGTGCTCAAACAAAACCCGGGCAGTAATGCTAACAAGGTGATTGAGGATGTAAAAGCAAAATTGGTAGAGCTAAAGAAAGATTTTCCTGCCGGGATGAATTATGAAATCAACTACGACGTTTCAAAATTCGTGGATGCTTCCATTGAAAAAGTGCTTCATACACTATTGGAAGCTTTCATACTAGTAGCCTTGGTAGTCTTCATTTTTCTCGGCGATTGGCGATCTACCCTTATTCCCATCTTGGCTGTACCGGTATCTCTTATCGGCACGTTTGCCTTCATGCAAATGTTTGGACTGAGCATCAACCTAATCACACTGTTTGCGCTGGTTTTGGCTATTGGTATCGTTGTGGACAATGCCATTGTGGTCGTGGAAGCGGTGCACGTTAAAATGGAGGAAGAGAATTTATCTCCGTACAAAGCATCGAAAAAAGCACTGGTAGAAATAGGCGGTGCGATTATCGCCATTACCTTGGTTATGACTGCAGTTTTTGTTCCGGTAGCATTTATGTCCGGACCGGTAGGGGTATTGTACCGTCAGTTTTCGATTGCCATGGCAACTGCCATTATCCTCTCTGGAGTTGTGGCCCTCACGTTGACACCTGTTCTATGCGCCATCCTATTAAAAAACACGCATGGGCAGCCTAAAAGTAAAACACCAATCAGCATTTTTCTTGACTGGTTCAACAAAGGCTTTGGAAAAGTTACTGGAAAATATGCAGGCCTGCTCAAACTGATAGTCAACCGGAAAGTAATCACCTACGGCATATTGGTGGCTTTTGCTTTCGGGATTGTAGGCATCAATAAAATTCTTCCCGCAGGCTTTATTCCTAACGAAGATCAGGGACAGATATATGCTATTATTCAAACGCCGCCGGGAACAACTCTTGAACGGACCAATGAAATAGCAAGAAGTCTTCAACTCATTGCCAAAAAGGTGGATGGCGTTCAATCCGTAACAGCGTTGGCAGGTTTCGAAATCCTCACGGAGGGAAGAGGTTCTAATGCCGGAACCTGTTTGATAAATTTGAAAGACTGGTCGGAACGAAAACATTCAGTAAAGCAAGTCATTAAAGAGCTGGAAGAAAAAACAAAAGACCTCGCGGCCAATATTGAATACTTTGAACCACCGGCTGTACCCGGCTATGGTACGTCTGATGGTTTCTCTCTTCGCTTATTAGATAAAAACGGAGATGTAGATTATCAGGCGTTTGATAAAGTGAATAGCGACTTTGTGGCTGCGTTGAGAAAAAGAAAAGAATTGAGCGGATTGTTTGCGTTTTATTCTGCCAAGTATCCGCAATACGAAATAACCATAGATAACGAGTTGGCCATGCAAAAGGGAGTTACTATAGGAAACGCCATGGAAAACCTGAATGTCATGATTGGCAGTACCTACGAACAGGGATTTATCCGGTTCAATAATTATTATAAAGTTTACACCCAAGCCGGTCCCGAATTCAGAAAACAACCTTCAGACCTACTGAATATGTTCGTTAAAAACGACCAGGGAGAAATGGTTCCTTATTCAGCGTTTATGAAAATAACCAAGACGCAGGGCCCCAATGAAATATCTCGATACAATCTCTATATCTCTTCTCTAATTAACGGAACCCCCGCCGCTGGATACTCTTCGGGGGATGCCATTAAAGCGATACGCGAAGTGGCTAAAGAATCCTTGCCTCGCGGATATGACATTGCTTGGGAAGGCCTTTCGTATGATGAGGCACGCAGAGGAAATGAAGCGCTTTACATATTTCTGGTGGTACTGTTCTTCGTTTACTTAATTCTCGCGGCGCAGTATGAAAGTTTTCTTTTGCCGTTTGCGGTCATTCTTTCTATTCCTCCCGGAATTTTTGGCTCGTTCGTTCTATTAAAAACTATGGGATTAGCCAATGATGTTTATGCGCAGGTGGGATTGATTATGCTCACCGGATTGTTAGGTAAAAATGCGGTGCTGATCGTGGAGTTCGCTGTTCAAAAACACAGTCAGGGGGCAACGGTACTGGATGCCGCCATTGAAGGCGCACGGGTCCGATTCCGCCCTATTCTAATGACCTCATTCGCCTTTATTGCCGGCTTGATTCCATTGGTCGTTGCCACCGGTCCCGGTGCAGTCGGTAACCACACCATTGGGGCCTCTGCATTAGGCGGTATGTTGTTCGGAACTGTTTTCGGAGTCATTCTGGTACCGGGGCTTTACTACATATTTGGAAAACTGCAAGAGGGCAAACGGTTGATTAATGACGAAGACATAAATCCGCTAACCGAAGACTTTGTAGAAACACAACATCAACCAGCGGTTCCCAGAAACGTTAGAAAACTAATAGCTAAAATCTTAAGAAGAAATGAATTGTAAATTATTTATTAAACCCGCCGTGGTAGCTTTCATCCTGCTTTCAAGTGGGGGGTGTAAAATATTTAAAGCTCCGATGAGGTCTGAGAACAAATCGGTGCCCGACAGCTACTATCAATCAAAGGATACGACCAACTCGGCCAATGTCAAATGGAGGGTGTACTTTACCGATAGCAATTTAATTGCGCTGATTGATACCGCCCTGAAAAACAATCAGGAGTTGAATATTACGATGCAGGAAATTGCTATTGCCCGTAGTGAAGTCAGAGCTAAAAAAGGGGAGTACCTTCCCTATGGAAGCATCGGCCTCAATGGCGGCGTTGACCGATCAGGCAAGTACACATGGAACGGCCAGTCGGAAGAAGATTGGAAAGGAAACCATTCGAAACCAAAATACATAGGCGACTTTATGCTCGGTGTTGCTTTTTCGTGGGAGCTGGATGTTTGGAAGAAACTGCGCAACGCCAAAAATGCCGCATTGGCGCGCTACCTGGGCAGTATAGAAGGGAAGAACTTTATGGTGACCAACCTTATATCCGAAATTGCCAACTCCTATTACGAACTAGTGGCCTTAGATAACCAGTTGGTTATTATCAGTAAGAACATTGAAATTCAGCAAAACGCGCTGCAAATCGTCAGGCAACAAAAAGATGCAGCCCGGGTTACACAGTTGGCCGTCAACCGTTTTGAAGCACAATTGCTCAACACGCAAAACTTGCAGTATGAGATTCAGCAGCAAGCGGTAGAGACCGAAAACAAAATCAACTTCTTGACGGGGCGTTTTCCGAAACCTGTTTTAAGAAATGATTTGTCGTTTAACAGTCGCGTATTCGATTCTATCTCGACCGGTATTCCCAGCCAGCTATTAGAAAACCGTCCCGACATTCGGCAGGCAGAGCAGGAACTGGCCGCCGCTAAACTGGACGTCAAGGTTGCCAAAGCCAACTTCTTTCCCTCCTTCCGCATTTCCGCAGCGGTAGGTCTTCAGGCATTTAATCCTGCCGTATGGTTCCGGCCGCAGTCTATTCTCTACAATTTCTTTGCAGATATGATGGCGCCCCTGCTTAACCGAAATGCTATTAGAGCAGGCTACCTGAGTTCGAGAGCAAAACAGGTGCAGGCGGTTTATAATTACGAGCAGACTATCCTGAAAGCATACATGGAGGTAGTCAATCAGTTTTCGGGTATTGACAAATACACGAAGAGCTTTGAAACCAAGTCGAGCGAGGTGGAAATTCTGACACAATCTGTGGCCGTTTCCGACAATCTTTTCCGTTCTGCCCGGGCAGATTATATGGAAGTATTATTGACCCAACGCGAAGCACTGGAATCGAAAATGCAACTCATCGAAATCAAGAAGAAACAGTTGAATGCCGAAGTCAATATTTATAAAGCACTGGGAGGCGGTTGGAATTAAACCAACTTGCGTTCTCATTCTGCGACAATTTTTTGAACCTATTAAGCCACTAGCTACGAGCCTTGAGCCAATAGAAGCCTTGAGCTACTAGCCTTTAGCCTTGAGAGAATGCAGGCCTTGTTTTTTTCTCACGGCTAAAGGCTAGTAGCTCATAGCTCTCTCTCACTCCTTCACAAATTTCTTGTTATTGACAAAGTACATGCCGCCGGGCAGGTGGGAAACATCTCAATCACTATCACGGGCGAAGACTTTATAATGCCGTGTAGCACTGGTTTCTTGACCCATAGGGTCAAAGCCTTTGGTAGAAATATTCAGGTCATATATACAAAGCCCCATCGGGGCGACCCAAGTTTTCTATCGAACGTCCCTCTGGAACTTTAAAAGAGAGGCTGATTATTTACTACCAAACGCATAGCTCCGACGGAGCTAAAATGCACGTGCAGCAAAGGTATGGTCGTCTTCCGAACAAGGTGGTGAGACCCCTACCGGTAGGGTAAAAAAAGCCCCGCCCGATAGCTATCGGAACGGGACTTTGAGTTTAATAAACTACAAAAGTCTTAGAGA belongs to Bacteroidota bacterium and includes:
- the rplD gene encoding 50S ribosomal protein L4; its protein translation is MKVKVLNKDGAETGREINLSDDIFGIEPNDHAVYLSVKSYMAAQRQGTHKSKEKWEVSRTTKKAFRQKGTGGARRGSMKAPGLKGGGRAFGPKPHDYVLKVNKKVKDIARKSALTYKAKDSNLIIVEDFNFSAPKTKDFAAVVKGLKLNGVKSVFVMDSADKNTILSARNIPTLKVTEATNLNIYDVMNCKKLVLSEGAVKSIETNFAKN
- a CDS encoding efflux RND transporter periplasmic adaptor subunit, which encodes MKSVVMLLSLSTMLVFTSCNNEKHIKEAEAKFLVTSPVQMDTMIYQDYVCQIHAISHIEIRSQERGYLQNVYVDEGQNVKKGQKMFQIMPLIYEAEMEKAKANVSFAEIEYQNTKNLADSNIVSKNELALGKATLDKEKAELALAQAHLAFTDIRAPFDGIMDRFYQRLGSLVDEGELLTTLSDNSKMWVYFNVPESEYLDYASRTAKTGKQQVKLRMANGEIFSREGTVETIEADFNNETGNIAFRATFSNPDKILRHGETGTILMPTHLKNAIIIPQKATFDILDKKFVYVLDNNNVLKSKQITIAQEMPHLYVVSSGLDVNDKILLEGLGKVKNNEKIETEFVSFEKALSDLNNLHAE
- a CDS encoding efflux RND transporter permease subunit; translated protein: MFNKFIQRPVLAIAISIGIVFMGLLAITTLPVAQFPQIAPPRVTIFIEFPGSNADVLVKSTLTILERAINGVQGMQYILSDATSASEASIDIVFEPGTDPTIAAARVKSRVDQVMTNLPPLVQREGVIIKPLQPSMLMYLNLYSTEKGTDEKFLFNYANTYILPEIQRISGMGMAEAIGSRAFAIRVWLNPDRMRAYKISADEVLKAIDEQSVLARPGRVGLSSGKTAQSQEYVFTYKGWYNTPEQYQEIILRANAQGEILKLKDIAQVEVGSEFVDIYSNKDGYPSASLVLKQNPGSNANKVIEDVKAKLVELKKDFPAGMNYEINYDVSKFVDASIEKVLHTLLEAFILVALVVFIFLGDWRSTLIPILAVPVSLIGTFAFMQMFGLSINLITLFALVLAIGIVVDNAIVVVEAVHVKMEEENLSPYKASKKALVEIGGAIIAITLVMTAVFVPVAFMSGPVGVLYRQFSIAMATAIILSGVVALTLTPVLCAILLKNTHGQPKSKTPISIFLDWFNKGFGKVTGKYAGLLKLIVNRKVITYGILVAFAFGIVGINKILPAGFIPNEDQGQIYAIIQTPPGTTLERTNEIARSLQLIAKKVDGVQSVTALAGFEILTEGRGSNAGTCLINLKDWSERKHSVKQVIKELEEKTKDLAANIEYFEPPAVPGYGTSDGFSLRLLDKNGDVDYQAFDKVNSDFVAALRKRKELSGLFAFYSAKYPQYEITIDNELAMQKGVTIGNAMENLNVMIGSTYEQGFIRFNNYYKVYTQAGPEFRKQPSDLLNMFVKNDQGEMVPYSAFMKITKTQGPNEISRYNLYISSLINGTPAAGYSSGDAIKAIREVAKESLPRGYDIAWEGLSYDEARRGNEALYIFLVVLFFVYLILAAQYESFLLPFAVILSIPPGIFGSFVLLKTMGLANDVYAQVGLIMLTGLLGKNAVLIVEFAVQKHSQGATVLDAAIEGARVRFRPILMTSFAFIAGLIPLVVATGPGAVGNHTIGASALGGMLFGTVFGVILVPGLYYIFGKLQEGKRLINDEDINPLTEDFVETQHQPAVPRNVRKLIAKILRRNEL
- a CDS encoding efflux transporter outer membrane subunit; translated protein: MNCKLFIKPAVVAFILLSSGGCKIFKAPMRSENKSVPDSYYQSKDTTNSANVKWRVYFTDSNLIALIDTALKNNQELNITMQEIAIARSEVRAKKGEYLPYGSIGLNGGVDRSGKYTWNGQSEEDWKGNHSKPKYIGDFMLGVAFSWELDVWKKLRNAKNAALARYLGSIEGKNFMVTNLISEIANSYYELVALDNQLVIISKNIEIQQNALQIVRQQKDAARVTQLAVNRFEAQLLNTQNLQYEIQQQAVETENKINFLTGRFPKPVLRNDLSFNSRVFDSISTGIPSQLLENRPDIRQAEQELAAAKLDVKVAKANFFPSFRISAAVGLQAFNPAVWFRPQSILYNFFADMMAPLLNRNAIRAGYLSSRAKQVQAVYNYEQTILKAYMEVVNQFSGIDKYTKSFETKSSEVEILTQSVAVSDNLFRSARADYMEVLLTQREALESKMQLIEIKKKQLNAEVNIYKALGGGWN